One window from the genome of Marinoscillum sp. 108 encodes:
- a CDS encoding T9SS type A sorting domain-containing protein produces the protein SVSTLANPDTDGDGIPDFLDLDSDNDGITDLLEAGGNDYNGDGKLDSFGDTDGDGLGNSVDVDNGGTPLTIPNTDGTGRPNYIDTDSEDDNIPDFEEGFYEAGPTNYQTSYINRVTAYNAANAATSNTLYPTGDTSPADGTPDYLNDSDGDGIPNLLDPQSAYFLDDDGDGLINLFDPNQNGDFYGNVNGVPDRDDDGTPNILDGSDVPLPLDFIAFSGTVQNENVNLKWTTANEVNVSHFDVLHSTGGSKDFKVIGSVQAVNIKELVNNYQFTHQNAPDGYNFYRIREVDLDGYEGFTEIINVVMEASNISWTIYPNPAQDHLSIRSTVIIPDSRVMILDVTGRTIYDQHVSFESKEAILDLSKLGAGVYHVIIELPDSKKSFRVMKK, from the coding sequence GATCAGTCTCTACCCTGGCCAACCCGGATACGGATGGGGACGGTATACCGGACTTCCTCGATCTGGATAGTGACAATGATGGCATCACAGACCTGCTCGAAGCAGGAGGAAATGACTACAATGGAGACGGAAAACTCGACTCCTTCGGGGATACTGATGGTGACGGGCTGGGCAACTCCGTGGATGTGGACAATGGCGGAACACCGCTCACTATTCCAAATACTGATGGTACCGGGCGACCCAACTATATCGATACGGACTCGGAAGATGATAACATCCCGGATTTTGAAGAAGGATTCTATGAAGCTGGACCTACCAACTACCAAACCTCTTACATCAACAGGGTCACTGCTTACAATGCCGCCAACGCTGCCACCTCCAACACCCTCTACCCTACTGGTGACACCAGTCCGGCTGATGGCACACCTGACTACCTCAATGACTCAGATGGAGATGGGATACCCAACCTGCTTGATCCACAGAGTGCCTACTTCCTGGATGATGATGGTGATGGGTTGATCAACCTTTTTGATCCTAATCAGAATGGGGATTTCTATGGTAACGTCAATGGTGTACCCGACCGGGATGATGATGGCACACCCAACATCCTGGATGGCTCAGATGTGCCGCTCCCGCTTGATTTCATTGCATTCTCAGGTACCGTTCAAAACGAAAATGTAAACCTCAAATGGACCACTGCCAATGAAGTCAATGTCAGCCACTTCGACGTGCTACACAGCACCGGAGGCAGCAAAGACTTCAAAGTAATAGGCTCCGTACAGGCTGTCAATATCAAGGAGCTGGTCAATAATTATCAGTTTACCCACCAGAATGCACCTGATGGGTACAACTTCTACCGAATCAGAGAAGTAGATCTGGATGGATATGAAGGGTTCACAGAAATCATCAATGTGGTGATGGAAGCCTCTAATATCAGCTGGACCATCTACCCTAACCCTGCTCAGGATCACCTGTCCATCAGGTCTACGGTGATCATCCCAGATAGCAGGGTGATGATCCTCGATGTGACCGGCAGAACCATCTATGACCAACATGTGAGTTTTGAGTCAAAAGAGGCCATACTCGACCTCTCGAAACTTGGCGCAGGTGTGTATCACGTCATCATCGAACTACCCGATTCCAAAAAGTCCTTTAGGGTGATGAAGAAGTAA